A single window of Girardinichthys multiradiatus isolate DD_20200921_A chromosome 15, DD_fGirMul_XY1, whole genome shotgun sequence DNA harbors:
- the rfx6 gene encoding DNA-binding protein RFX6 isoform X1, with the protein MKQSISSSRKTISQIIKDKKKQTQLTLQWLEENYIVCEGVCLPRCILYAHYLDFCRKEKLEPACAATFGKTIRQKFPLLTTRRLGTRGHSKYHYYGIGIKESSAYYHSVYSGKGLTRFSGSKLKNEGGFTRKYSLSSKTGTLLPDFPNAQHLVLPGNISREKVDTLIMMYKTHCQCILDNAINVNFEEIQNFLLHFWQGMPDHLLPLLENPIIIDIFCVCDSILYKVLTDVLIPATMQEMPESLLANIRNFAKHWEQWLASSLENLPESLAAKKLPIARRFVSSLKRQTSFLHLAQIARPALFDQAVVTSMVLDIDNVDLSSINSQPLLSVSAAGDQDSDIYSEYDSISVFQELKELLRKNATVESFIEWLDSVVEHKVIKPGKQCGRSVKKRAQDFLLRWSFFGARVMHNLTLNNASSFGSFHLIRMLLDEYILLALETQFNNDKEQDLQNLLEKYMKNADASKAAFMASPSSCFLANRNKASASIDQSVKNESLGEHAYMPLSTNQQQDLEAKTALYQGNDGSGFTSSGGQMDFSQVSGPLMTPPISPAALVHRGSVINQGPMAGGPLTPSSSSCSFSSSSCLSSLSEMTQPSPCSSYPETLYHCLPQSSGYFPPASSGSSAPSYQTALRSQAQNPCLTAVRTHNPPLGCHLPRYPSLNDPPLNKDIFYSQSVHHSSGSSDCSLTAYGSAVRPPSRYTPGPEPVQTEQGLDQQAAAQILDASEGFGFMGAGLNLAGGGCQGQTCGILGHSGFYCNSSFLAGQRVNPLVDQHVSVISSVGSLRPFSSTFSEVHDPLNILDEPGRKTTGSFFSEAESGHSLPSSGSATCMFGLSSPFGSQDALMSQQRGMASSEVQDLVSSLPPINTVFMGAGGAQQ; encoded by the exons ATGAAACAGAGCATTAGTTCCTCCAGGAAGACCATCAGTCAGATAATCAAGGACAAGAAGAAACAAACACAGCTAACTCTACAGTG GCTTGAGGAGAACTACATTGTGTGTGAAGGAGTGTGTCTGCCTCGCTGCATCCTTTATGCTCACTATCTGGACTTCTGCAGGAAAGAGAAACTAGAGCCGGCTTGTGCTGCTACATTTGGAAAG ACGATCCGACAAAAGTTTCCTCTTCTGACAACAAGAAGACTCGGCACCAGAGGACACTccaa ATATCATTACTATGGAATTGGGATCAAAGAGAGCAGCGCCTATTATCACTCTGTGTATTCAGGCAAAGGTTTAACCAG ATTTTCAGGGAGCAAGCTCAAGAATGAG GGTGGCTTTACCAGGAAATACTCTTTGAGCTCTAAAACAGGAACGTTGCTTCCAGACTTCCCCAACGCCCAGCATCTTGTGCTGCCAGGAAATATTTCCAGAGAAAAG GTTGACACTCTGATCATGATGTATAAAACACACTGTCAGTGCATCCTGGATAACGCCATCAATGTTAACTTTGAAGAG atcCAGAATTTTCTGCTCCACTTCTGGCAGGGAATGCCGGACCACCTGCTGCCGCTGCTAGAAAACCCGATTATAATCGACATCTTCTGTGTCTGTGACTCTATTCTCTACAAG gttttaacagatgttttaaTTCCCGCCACGATGCAGGAGATGCCTGAGAG TCTGTTGGCCAATATCAGAAACTTTGCCAAACACTGGGAGCAGTGGTTGGCCTCATCTCTGGAAAACCTCCCAGAATCCCTTGCAGCTAAGAAGCTCCCTATAGCACGCCGCTTTGTTTCGTCCCTGAAGAGACAGACATCTTTCCTACACTTGGCACAG ATAGCCCGGCCAGCCCTTTTTGACCAGGCTGTAGTGACCAGCATGGTTCTGGATATCGACAACGTGGATCTCAGCAGCATCAACTCACAACCACTGCTCAGCGTGTCGGCAGCTGGAGACCAGGACTCAGACATTTACTCTGAGT ATGATTCCATCAGTGTCTTTCAGGAACTGAAAGAACTGCTGAGAAAAAACGCCACTGTTGAATCGTTCATAGAGTGGTTAGACTCGGTGGTTGAGCACAAAGTCATCAAG CCCGGTAAGCAGTGCGGTCGATCTGTGAAGAAGCGAGCTCAGGATTTCCTCCTCAGGTGGAGCTTCTTTGGTGCACGAGTCATGCACAACCTTACGCTCAACAACGCCTCCAGCTTTG GTTCCTTTCATCTGATCCGGATGCTGTTAGATGAGTACATCCTGTTGGCTTTGGAAACTCAGTTCAACAATGACAAGGAGCAGGACCTGCAGAACCTTCTggaaaaatacatgaaaaatgCAG ATGCCAGTAAAGCGGCGTTCATGGCGTCACCCAGTTCCTGCTTTCTGGCCAACCGTAACAAGGCCTCCGCTTCCATCGACCAATCGGTGAAGAACGAATCTTTGGGAGAACATGCCTACATGCCTCTGTCCACCAATCAGCAGCAAGATCTTGAAGCTAAAACTGCCCTCTATCAGGGGAATGATGGTTCTGGTTTCACATCTTCAG GTGGTCAGATGGACTTCTCTCAGGTCAGCGGCCCACTCATGACACCACCCATCTCTCCAGCTGCGTTGGTGCACAGGGGCTCTGTCATCAACCAGGGGCCCATGGCAGGGGGGCCCCTGACGCCCTCTTCCTCGTCATGCTCCTTCTCCTCATCCTCCTGCCTCTCCTCTCTCAGTGAAATGACACAGCCCAGCCCCTGCTCCTCATACCCGGAAACCCTGTACCACTGCTTACCTCAGTCCAGTGGGTATTTCCCCCCTGCCAGCAGCGGCTCCTCGGCTCCAAGTTACCAAACTGCTCTCAG atctcAGGCCCAGAATCCCTGTCTGACAGCGGTTCGGACTCACAATCCACCTCTGGGCTGTCACCTGCCCCGGTACCCGTCTCTCAATGATCCGCCCCTGAATAAGGACATTTTTTACTCTCAATCAGTCCATCACTCCTCTGGAAGCTCCGACTGTTCCCTGACGGCTTACGGTTCTGCAGTCCGGCCACCTTCCAGATACACTCCGGGCCCAGAACCAGTTCAGACAGAACAGGGGCTGGATCAGCAGGCAGCGGCTCAGATTCTGGACGCTTCAGAAGGTTTTGGCTTCATGGGGGCCGGACTGAACCTCGCTGGTGGTGGTTGTCAGGGACAGACGTGCGGCATCTTGGGGCATAGCG GTTTTTATTGTAACAGCAGCTTCTTGGCCGGCCAGCGAGTGAATCCTTTAGTTGATCAGCACGTGTCCGTCATCAGCAGCGTAGGAAGTCTTCGCCCCTTCTCCTCAACATTCTCTGAAGTCCATGATCCACTGAACATCCTGGACGAACCAGGGAGGAAAACCACAGGAAGCTTTTTCAGCGAGGCAGAATCAG
- the rfx6 gene encoding DNA-binding protein RFX6 isoform X2: protein MKQSISSSRKTISQIIKDKKKQTQLTLQWLEENYIVCEGVCLPRCILYAHYLDFCRKEKLEPACAATFGKTIRQKFPLLTTRRLGTRGHSKYHYYGIGIKESSAYYHSVYSGKGLTRFSGSKLKNEGGFTRKYSLSSKTGTLLPDFPNAQHLVLPGNISREKVDTLIMMYKTHCQCILDNAINVNFEEIQNFLLHFWQGMPDHLLPLLENPIIIDIFCVLTDVLIPATMQEMPESLLANIRNFAKHWEQWLASSLENLPESLAAKKLPIARRFVSSLKRQTSFLHLAQIARPALFDQAVVTSMVLDIDNVDLSSINSQPLLSVSAAGDQDSDIYSEYDSISVFQELKELLRKNATVESFIEWLDSVVEHKVIKPGKQCGRSVKKRAQDFLLRWSFFGARVMHNLTLNNASSFGSFHLIRMLLDEYILLALETQFNNDKEQDLQNLLEKYMKNADASKAAFMASPSSCFLANRNKASASIDQSVKNESLGEHAYMPLSTNQQQDLEAKTALYQGNDGSGFTSSGGQMDFSQVSGPLMTPPISPAALVHRGSVINQGPMAGGPLTPSSSSCSFSSSSCLSSLSEMTQPSPCSSYPETLYHCLPQSSGYFPPASSGSSAPSYQTALRSQAQNPCLTAVRTHNPPLGCHLPRYPSLNDPPLNKDIFYSQSVHHSSGSSDCSLTAYGSAVRPPSRYTPGPEPVQTEQGLDQQAAAQILDASEGFGFMGAGLNLAGGGCQGQTCGILGHSGFYCNSSFLAGQRVNPLVDQHVSVISSVGSLRPFSSTFSEVHDPLNILDEPGRKTTGSFFSEAESGHSLPSSGSATCMFGLSSPFGSQDALMSQQRGMASSEVQDLVSSLPPINTVFMGAGGAQQ, encoded by the exons ATGAAACAGAGCATTAGTTCCTCCAGGAAGACCATCAGTCAGATAATCAAGGACAAGAAGAAACAAACACAGCTAACTCTACAGTG GCTTGAGGAGAACTACATTGTGTGTGAAGGAGTGTGTCTGCCTCGCTGCATCCTTTATGCTCACTATCTGGACTTCTGCAGGAAAGAGAAACTAGAGCCGGCTTGTGCTGCTACATTTGGAAAG ACGATCCGACAAAAGTTTCCTCTTCTGACAACAAGAAGACTCGGCACCAGAGGACACTccaa ATATCATTACTATGGAATTGGGATCAAAGAGAGCAGCGCCTATTATCACTCTGTGTATTCAGGCAAAGGTTTAACCAG ATTTTCAGGGAGCAAGCTCAAGAATGAG GGTGGCTTTACCAGGAAATACTCTTTGAGCTCTAAAACAGGAACGTTGCTTCCAGACTTCCCCAACGCCCAGCATCTTGTGCTGCCAGGAAATATTTCCAGAGAAAAG GTTGACACTCTGATCATGATGTATAAAACACACTGTCAGTGCATCCTGGATAACGCCATCAATGTTAACTTTGAAGAG atcCAGAATTTTCTGCTCCACTTCTGGCAGGGAATGCCGGACCACCTGCTGCCGCTGCTAGAAAACCCGATTATAATCGACATCTTCTGT gttttaacagatgttttaaTTCCCGCCACGATGCAGGAGATGCCTGAGAG TCTGTTGGCCAATATCAGAAACTTTGCCAAACACTGGGAGCAGTGGTTGGCCTCATCTCTGGAAAACCTCCCAGAATCCCTTGCAGCTAAGAAGCTCCCTATAGCACGCCGCTTTGTTTCGTCCCTGAAGAGACAGACATCTTTCCTACACTTGGCACAG ATAGCCCGGCCAGCCCTTTTTGACCAGGCTGTAGTGACCAGCATGGTTCTGGATATCGACAACGTGGATCTCAGCAGCATCAACTCACAACCACTGCTCAGCGTGTCGGCAGCTGGAGACCAGGACTCAGACATTTACTCTGAGT ATGATTCCATCAGTGTCTTTCAGGAACTGAAAGAACTGCTGAGAAAAAACGCCACTGTTGAATCGTTCATAGAGTGGTTAGACTCGGTGGTTGAGCACAAAGTCATCAAG CCCGGTAAGCAGTGCGGTCGATCTGTGAAGAAGCGAGCTCAGGATTTCCTCCTCAGGTGGAGCTTCTTTGGTGCACGAGTCATGCACAACCTTACGCTCAACAACGCCTCCAGCTTTG GTTCCTTTCATCTGATCCGGATGCTGTTAGATGAGTACATCCTGTTGGCTTTGGAAACTCAGTTCAACAATGACAAGGAGCAGGACCTGCAGAACCTTCTggaaaaatacatgaaaaatgCAG ATGCCAGTAAAGCGGCGTTCATGGCGTCACCCAGTTCCTGCTTTCTGGCCAACCGTAACAAGGCCTCCGCTTCCATCGACCAATCGGTGAAGAACGAATCTTTGGGAGAACATGCCTACATGCCTCTGTCCACCAATCAGCAGCAAGATCTTGAAGCTAAAACTGCCCTCTATCAGGGGAATGATGGTTCTGGTTTCACATCTTCAG GTGGTCAGATGGACTTCTCTCAGGTCAGCGGCCCACTCATGACACCACCCATCTCTCCAGCTGCGTTGGTGCACAGGGGCTCTGTCATCAACCAGGGGCCCATGGCAGGGGGGCCCCTGACGCCCTCTTCCTCGTCATGCTCCTTCTCCTCATCCTCCTGCCTCTCCTCTCTCAGTGAAATGACACAGCCCAGCCCCTGCTCCTCATACCCGGAAACCCTGTACCACTGCTTACCTCAGTCCAGTGGGTATTTCCCCCCTGCCAGCAGCGGCTCCTCGGCTCCAAGTTACCAAACTGCTCTCAG atctcAGGCCCAGAATCCCTGTCTGACAGCGGTTCGGACTCACAATCCACCTCTGGGCTGTCACCTGCCCCGGTACCCGTCTCTCAATGATCCGCCCCTGAATAAGGACATTTTTTACTCTCAATCAGTCCATCACTCCTCTGGAAGCTCCGACTGTTCCCTGACGGCTTACGGTTCTGCAGTCCGGCCACCTTCCAGATACACTCCGGGCCCAGAACCAGTTCAGACAGAACAGGGGCTGGATCAGCAGGCAGCGGCTCAGATTCTGGACGCTTCAGAAGGTTTTGGCTTCATGGGGGCCGGACTGAACCTCGCTGGTGGTGGTTGTCAGGGACAGACGTGCGGCATCTTGGGGCATAGCG GTTTTTATTGTAACAGCAGCTTCTTGGCCGGCCAGCGAGTGAATCCTTTAGTTGATCAGCACGTGTCCGTCATCAGCAGCGTAGGAAGTCTTCGCCCCTTCTCCTCAACATTCTCTGAAGTCCATGATCCACTGAACATCCTGGACGAACCAGGGAGGAAAACCACAGGAAGCTTTTTCAGCGAGGCAGAATCAG